A stretch of Nilaparvata lugens isolate BPH chromosome 12, ASM1435652v1, whole genome shotgun sequence DNA encodes these proteins:
- the LOC120353860 gene encoding uncharacterized protein LOC120353860 → MHASNIQVVLCLMMALGAYSLDPKYRSEDFLASREHGLDTYNIFHIRQCLMSSSKFNHDLATMYNDVSNWYLKIAGEHEVGEELCQQIHCAYDLRNCLHPSFTSLEFLEAVITKSVEVCSAYCQHGLSTTSSTSISNGASRP, encoded by the coding sequence ATGCATGCTTCCAACATTCAAGTCGTGCTCTGCCTCATGATGGCTCTTGGAGCCTATTCACTGGATCCAAAGTATAGGAGTGAAGACTTTCTAGCATCCAGGGAGCATGGACTGGATACATACAACATTTTCCACATCAGGCAATGTCTGATGTCATCCAGCAAGTTCAACCACGACCTTGCAACAATGTACAATGATGTTAGCAACTGGTACTTAAAAATCGCAGGAGAGCATGAAGTGGGGGAGGAACTGTGTCAACAAATCCACTGCGCATATGATCTGCGCAACTGTCTCCACCCATCATTCACATCGCTGGAATTCCTTGAAGCAGTTATTACAAAGTCAGTCGAGGTGTGCTCAGCCTACTGTCAACATGGGCTGTCAACAACATCCAGTACTTCAATCAGCAATGGTGCCAGCAGACCCTGA